The genomic window TATTCAATTCACAGCCGTAGACTCTGCCAATTTCCACAACCATTTGAGCATTAACAGCAGCTGTCGCCAGCAAATCTACCACTGGTATCGGCGTGACTGATACTACACCAGCACCAATCCACTGAAAACGTTCCACGATTTTGTCAGCTTGACGGCGACGCTGGCCATCGATGAGTTTTCGCGCCTCGTCTCCCAATCGCAGAGATTGCAAAAGAATGTTATCCGCTACCAAATCTTCTCCCTCAGCCCGTAAAACAGCAGCCGTGCGCCGCAACAAGGGGACAATATCCGGTTCCGGCTGGAAGGTTTCGCCAGTTTCTAGTTGTGCAGGTTGGGGATTAGCAGCGATCGCCACCACATCATTAGTTGCAATAAATCCCAGTACCCGTTGACGCAATCTAGCGAGGATAGCTTCTTTATCTTCATCTGTATATAGATCAGTTTTATTAAGTACCAGGAGCGATCGCTTACCAATCTCTGCTAACCCCCGCAGCGGCTCATATTCTGAGCGCCGTAAGTCATTATCTACCACAAACAACAGTAAATCTGCTTCTGTTGCCAGTTCTCGCGCCATTTGTTCCCGTTCCGTTCCCGCCACCCCTGCTTCTAAAATCCCTGGTGTATCTGTAATTAAAATCTTGCGTTCTAATCCCTTCAACCGTAGACAATAGGTTTCTCCAACCTGGGTTGTACCCATCGGTGCATCCACCTGACCAACCATGCGTCCCATAATCGCATTAACTAGAGAAGTTTTACCAGCACTTCCCGTACCAAATACTACTACTTGAATTTCACCCCGGGCTAAGTTGGCTTCAATTTCTCGCGATCGACTTAATAAAGCCTGGCGGGCTACCTCATCTTGAATTTGTGCTACCTGTTGTCGCACAGCTTGGAGAGTTGTAGAAGCAGCGTCAGATTTAGCAGCGGGAATTTGCGCCGCAGTCACTCGCTTCGGGTTACGGCGTGATCGCTTTTCCCCAGATCGAATCACCAATACATAATAAACAAAAGCAGCAACCAACGCTCCTATGAGGACAATCAGCAGCAACAGCAGTAAATTGCCTAGCAACGGCGAATAGGACAATTGCCAATAGAGGCGCGACAGGGAATCAATTAGCCATAGGGCTAGCCCCAAAATGACGATCAGACCAACAATCAGCGTTACTATCCGTGACAGAGGCATGGTTGGGAAAGATTAGTGGGTATTCAGTAGGCAGATGCTTCTAATCTTAATAGTTTCAGTATTTTTTACCAGAGTGCTAGGAAGGAGCTTTTGATCAACGAGGCTGAAGTTTGAGCTTCTGAGGTTGAACCTTAAGCCTTTGAGTCCATCATAATTAGGACTTACGCACACTCTACGATTCTTCTCTTCGAGACGCTCCGCGAAGGCGTCCTTGGCGTCTTCTCTGCGAGACGCTGCGCGATGGCGGTTCGATAAATTAAACTTTTTGGCGATTTTTGCGTAAGTCCTAATAATTATAAACTAAGTACCGTTTTGCATAAAATCGTAGCGTTTTTAAATGCAGACGAACGCATTAACATTGCAGACGAACGCATTAACATTGCAGACGAACGCATTGGCATTGCAGACGAACGCATTGACATTGCAGACGAACACATTGGCATTGCAGACGAACGCATTAACATTGCAGACGAACGCATTAACATTGCAGAGGGATACATTGGCATTGCCAAATTTAATTCGCTACGAATTAATCAAATGCTCTACTAAGAGCGCATTTTGGATCAAATTTGCTTCCACTCACAACCAAACCACGAGGTATTGGTACTGGTTTGGGGCTAGCGATTGCATATCAGATTGTGGTAGAAAAATATCAGGGTAAAATTACTTGCCAATCTGAGTTAAATCGAGGTACAGAATTTGCGATCGCTCTGCCTACACTTCGACCCAACTCTTAGAGAGGCTGCGCCAACGACAAAGCTCAGGGCAACGCAGGCTCAGTGACCGCCGCAGGTATCGTTGTGCCGATTTCTCACCCTTGAGCTAGTACCGCAAGGCGGAAGTCAAAAGTCAAAAGAATTGTATTCCGGGCTTTTGCACCATTTGAAATGGTATGTTTATTTACGCCGTGCTGTACTAGTAGCTTTTGAAATTTTATAATCGAGCGTAAAACCTCATCCCTTTATGGGTGGGGATGTAAGCGAGCCAGAGTCTCTGGTACAATACGATTACCTATCTGAGGCATGACATTTCTTGAGTGCGGCTTGGTAAGTCGAAGAACAAGAAAAAGTGGTTTGCCCGTGATGATAGAAGTGGGTCTTTGACCATCCCCGCATTGTCGGGATGCCCCATTCGTGGGATATCAGAAACTTCTTCTCTCTACTGCTGGTCAGACGGAGAGACAGGGTACAGTCAATTACCCCTATGTGACAGATCCTTGCGGTCTAGTTGCAAGCCCCATCCGCTCGTCGGTGGGGCAGTTGACTCGTTCATTATGATCTGGCATATTCTAATTTTTTAGTAGACTTATGAAAGTCCGCTGACACCAAACACTTCAAGCCAGTTTTGGCAAACTTTTTGAGAACAAAGGGAGAAACAAACTTATGGGACTTTTCGATCAAATTCTTGGTGCCGTCGCTAATCCCAATCAACAGGGCAGCTTAGGTCAACTGGGAGGTATTATTAACACTGTACAACAGTTGAGCGATCGCACTGGTACAGACCCGTCTACCATCCAATCAGTTTTGTCTATTGTGGGTGGTCAAGTACGTTCTGCTTTACAAGATAAGCAAGCCACAGATGGTAATGAAGCCACACAAACTCTAGTGAATCAATATGCTGGTACTTCACCTAACTCCGAAGCCGTCGATTCGCTGTTTTCTCCAGACACACAACAGCAGGTAGCTGAAGTTGCTGCCCAGCGCACTGGATTGGATGCTGGTATAGTTCAACAATTGCTACCTTTAGCAGTACCTTTGGTGCTAAAGTTTTTGCAATCAGGTGCCAATGCCACCAATCCCCAAGCTGGCGGCAATCCTGTACTGAATTCTTTCTTGGATGCTGACGGTGATGGTGATGTAGATATCGCTGATGCCATCCAAATGGCTAGTCGGTACATGAAACGATAACACTTTGTAACTCCCCACTTGCTTAGACATCGGCAATTAGGGCTTGCTAGATATTTAGCTAAGACATAGCCTGAGAAGATGGGAAATTTGCAAATATAAATCAGACAGTCTATGTCTAAGTTTTTTGACTGTATTACTGACGAACTGCAAGACTTTATTACTGCTCAACACCTTTTCTTTGTTGGCTCTGCACCTTTGAGTTCTACGGGTCATGTTAACCTCTCTCCTAAAGGTTTAGAATGCTTTGGCATCCTCTCTCCCAACCGAGTAGGTTACGTAGACCTTACAGGCAGTGGTAACGAAACATCAGCCCATTTGCAAGAAAATGGGCGGATAACCTTCATGTTTTGCGCCTTTGAGGAACCTGCGTGTATCCTGCGTCTTTACGGTCAAGGAAAGACGATTTTACCGAGTTCTCCAGACTGGGACTCCCTGTATTCTCTATTTTTGCCGATGCCTGGAGCTCGTCAAATTATCGTCGCTGATATTGAACAAGTACAGACTTCCTGTGGTTTTGGCGTACCACTCTATGAATATCGAGGTCAGCGCCAGACTCTAGTAAACTGGGCCAGTAAAAAAGGTGAAGAGGGAGTTCGAGAATTTCAACAGCAGAGAAATCTCGTCAGCATTGATGGTTTACCGACACCACTGAGTGAAATTACCCCAAATTTGACAAAAGCGGACTTTGGGGCATGAGTTATGGATTATTCAATTCGTCCACTCACACAGGAAGATGAACCTTTTCTTTGGCAAATGCTTTATGAAGCAGCGCATATGGTAGAAGAAGGTAATTTGACAGTGCCGGATGTGTTAAGACCCTTTTGGATTGGTGTCACCACCAATTATTGCTTGGAACAAGTTTCCTAGTAAAGAGAAAAACGCCGAAACTAACACTACCAGCATCAAACTAGCAAGGGCAGCAAAGGGAGAGATGATGAATAAGAGTAAGAGCGCAAGCATCAAAATCGTTAGTAATGTCTTATTCATCTTTTTTCACCTTTAATAGTTGCTATTCTTAAGCTAACCAACTAAGTCATAAACTTGACAACAGTCAATAGAAGGAATTAGTCTTAGTTCTCTGGTTAGATTTTGCAACCAAATGGAGTGCGAAAGTTTAATTTATAAATCAAGAATCTGTCACCTGCCCTCTGTTAGATTTAACCTGTCCGCGCTTAGTTTTGTAGTCAAGGCGCTTTCTTTGAGAACTGCGAGTTGGTTTCGTGGGTTTGCGTTTTATCGTCACTACAACTGCGCTTTGAATAAGTTCTTGAAGCCGTCTCAACGCTGACTCCCGATTGCTCTCTTGGCTTCGGTGTTCCTGCGCTTTGATTACGACAACTCCTTCCTGGGTGATGCGTCGATCATTCAGCTTTAAAAGCTGTTGTTTATAATAATCCGGTAATGATGAAGCTGCAATATCGAAGCGCAAGTGAATCGCAGTAGAAACCTTATTCACATTTTGGCCTCCGGCTCCTTGCGAACGAATCGCACTAATTTCAATCTCACTCTGTGGGATAATAACTTTGTTGGAAATTTGCAGCATTACTCACAAGGCAAAAGAGGAACTTGTAAATTTGGGATAAAAATCCTTTACTCGGTTTGTTCGGCAAAATCTATTACTACGTCTTGGTCTTCATTGTTGTTCAAATTCACCTCTAAAGTCTGTCCTTGTATTGTCACTTTATCACCCGGTACTAGTCGCCGTCCTCGTCGGGTTTCCAGCATACCGTTTACTTGGACATCGCCACCTTGAATCATCAGCTTGGCTTGCCCTCCAGTTGGCACTATACCCATCAACTTTAAAAATTGATTTAACTTAATTGTGTTGTCTCTGATTTTCTTCATAGTAAATAAAACTACATCACCATTAATTGTATCGTGACGTTATCAAGCCAAAGCGTGAATCTGTTGCAGCACATAATCAGCTAAGTACAGCATTTCATTAATTCTAGGACTTACGCACTAAGAATATAAAAACAAATTTTGAGATTGCTTCTCTACGAGACGCTCTTGCGAACGCTATCGTTGCGTATGCCTTTCAGGCACGCTACGCGAACGCAATGACGTAATTTCGTCACGGTGCGTAAGTTCTAAATTCGTAGTGAATTAAATTCGGCAATACCCTGCAATGCCAATGCGTCCTCTGACAATGCTAATGCGTCCTCTGACAATGCCAATGTGTCCTCTGACAATGCCAATGTGTCCTCTGACAATGCCAATGTGTCCCTTGACAATGCCAATACGTCCTCTGACAATACCAATGCGTCCTCTGACAATACCAATGCGTCCTCTGACAATAGACATAGGAGTGAAAACGAATGTAGAGACGTTACATGTAACGTCTCTACTCTGCCGCAAGTCAGAGAGGCGGAGCCTCAATGAGGGGCATTTCCAAGTCGAAGACTGGGAACGAGATGAACGAGGTAATGTCTCAAAGCATTTTTGCTTAGTAACTTTCAGGTTAAGTTGACACCAATGAATATTGCTGTGCCCGTAGGGCGTCTTCTATTTACCTGAAAATTGCTGATTTTACTAATTGGCTGTGGTGGAGCGACGCCGATAGCGTTCGCGCAGCGTCTCGTAGAGAAGCGTAAAGCCTGCGGCATGGCTTCGCTTAGAGCGAGTCTTGCCTACGGCACGCTGGCGCGAACGAGCGTCATAGCCCGTCGTAGACATCGCTATGACGACAAAAACAGTAATACCAGTTTATTATCTATAATGTTGATCGACAAAACTGTCAGATATAGGTTAAAAAACTAGTCTGGAAAGTTCTTTTAGTGTGTTCAGGGGACTGGATCTATGATTAAGCTCGGTTTATTAGTACAGTCCCAGAATAACTCTTTGGGTATAGGAAAAGTTACTGAAATATCTGATGCCAATGCGATTGTTGAGTATTTCTGCTCCATAGGGCAACGTCTCCAAAAAACTTTACCTTTAAATTCGCTCTCTGAAGTCAGGCTTGAACCCCAGGCTCGATGCTATATTAAGTCCCAAACTCAGGATAAATGGATCGTTGGCAGAGTTTTCATCTGGGATGAAGATACAGAAATGTATCAAGTTGATTTACCAGATAAGAAAACTGCGATCGCATCTGTTGAAGACATTTACGTTCGTTGCAATTTACCCAACACAGACCCCATCGAAACTCTGGCGATGAAGGGTCACGAAACGCCCTACTTCCACGACAAAAGATTGGCTTTCGTGAAATCCTTGATTCAGCAACGCGCTGTCAGTCGCGGGATGACGGGACTGATTTCGGCAAATATTAATCTTTATCCTCACCAAGTTGAAGTAGTCAGGCGGGTACTGGAAGACCCAATTCAACGCTACTTGCTAGCAGACGAGGTGGGACTCGGAAAAACCATCGAAGCGGGTGCAATTCTGCGTCAATTCCTCCTCGATGAGCCGAAAAAAGGTGCGGTGGTATTAGTTCCGCAATATTTACTCAAACAATGGCGGCTGGAGTTAGAAAACAAGTTTTACATCTCCCATTTTGGCAAACGGGTAGCGGTGCTAGCGGTTGAAGATATCCATAAAATCAACCTGAAAGCGAGGATAGGCTGCTTAATTTTAGATGAAGCCCATCATATCGCAGCAATGGCAACCTCTAAGGATGCAACAGTGCGCCAGCGTTTTGAGACTTGCAAAGAACTTGCTCATAAAAGCGATCGCTTACTTTTATTATCTGCCACTCCTGTTCTCAACCATGAGCAGGATTTTCTGGCTATGTTGCACTTGCTCGACCCGACAACCTATAAACTTGATGATTTAGCAGGTTTTCGTGCCAAAGTTGAAAGTCGTCAGCAAATTGGTAAACTTCTGCTTTCTTTTAATGAAGGTGCCGACCCTCTTGTTCTCAAAAGTAACTTGCAGCAACTGCGAAACCTCTTTGCTGAGGACAAGTATTTATTGAAGCTGGCGGATGATTTAGAAAATTTACAAGCAAATTCTCCTGAGCAAGACCAAATAGTCCAAGCGATTCGCACTCACGTCAGCGATACCTATCGACTACACCGCCGAATGCTTCGCAACCGTCGCGCTGCGGTGGAAGATGTGATATTTGACCGCAATTTTACGCCGAAAGAAGAGTATGATTTAGACGAGCGATCGCCTGATATCCACGAACTGCTCAATCAATGGCGTAGTGTTGC from Nostoc sp. UHCC 0926 includes these protein-coding regions:
- a CDS encoding YcjF family protein, which produces MPLSRIVTLIVGLIVILGLALWLIDSLSRLYWQLSYSPLLGNLLLLLLIVLIGALVAAFVYYVLVIRSGEKRSRRNPKRVTAAQIPAAKSDAASTTLQAVRQQVAQIQDEVARQALLSRSREIEANLARGEIQVVVFGTGSAGKTSLVNAIMGRMVGQVDAPMGTTQVGETYCLRLKGLERKILITDTPGILEAGVAGTEREQMARELATEADLLLFVVDNDLRRSEYEPLRGLAEIGKRSLLVLNKTDLYTDEDKEAILARLRQRVLGFIATNDVVAIAANPQPAQLETGETFQPEPDIVPLLRRTAAVLRAEGEDLVADNILLQSLRLGDEARKLIDGQRRRQADKIVERFQWIGAGVVSVTPIPVVDLLATAAVNAQMVVEIGRVYGCELNMERGRELALSLAKTIASLGIVKGAIQLLSTALQLNVATFIIGRAIQGVTAAYLTRIAGKSFIEYFRHDQDWGDGGMTEVVQRQFQINRRDEFIKAFIQEAIARVVKPLTEKSEVVEEDVEAKG
- a CDS encoding DUF937 domain-containing protein: MGLFDQILGAVANPNQQGSLGQLGGIINTVQQLSDRTGTDPSTIQSVLSIVGGQVRSALQDKQATDGNEATQTLVNQYAGTSPNSEAVDSLFSPDTQQQVAEVAAQRTGLDAGIVQQLLPLAVPLVLKFLQSGANATNPQAGGNPVLNSFLDADGDGDVDIADAIQMASRYMKR
- a CDS encoding pyridoxamine 5'-phosphate oxidase family protein, producing the protein MSKFFDCITDELQDFITAQHLFFVGSAPLSSTGHVNLSPKGLECFGILSPNRVGYVDLTGSGNETSAHLQENGRITFMFCAFEEPACILRLYGQGKTILPSSPDWDSLYSLFLPMPGARQIIVADIEQVQTSCGFGVPLYEYRGQRQTLVNWASKKGEEGVREFQQQRNLVSIDGLPTPLSEITPNLTKADFGA
- the arfB gene encoding alternative ribosome rescue aminoacyl-tRNA hydrolase ArfB encodes the protein MLQISNKVIIPQSEIEISAIRSQGAGGQNVNKVSTAIHLRFDIAASSLPDYYKQQLLKLNDRRITQEGVVVIKAQEHRSQESNRESALRRLQELIQSAVVVTIKRKPTKPTRSSQRKRLDYKTKRGQVKSNRGQVTDS
- a CDS encoding RNA-binding S4 domain-containing protein — protein: MKKIRDNTIKLNQFLKLMGIVPTGGQAKLMIQGGDVQVNGMLETRRGRRLVPGDKVTIQGQTLEVNLNNNEDQDVVIDFAEQTE